The segment tttaattacattttaaatgctgatttGGTGGAAGCCGAAGCCAAATTCACCCAGTCATTGACAGACAGATGTCAATCCTGGCATTCAAGGTCAACAAACAAAATCCGtcatttcctctcctcttttttctccctgaagTGTTACTAACTGACAGCCTTCAGTTAAACAGGAGTGTTAATGGGAGTTATCTGGCTATGTCATGAGGGAAAGGAATCCTGTGTGAATTAACATCCCTGGTAGACTGGTTAATCATGACTACTTCCACTGTccagtttgaaaaacaaaactggagcACTGTAACTTATGTTTTAATAAGCTCACTGgctatttgaaaagcaaaatgatttaaaaaataactgtagAAACACAGAACTATGTTCTTTGCCTATTTTTCTTCAGGAGTGATTTGTGGTTTCCTTTATACAGCTGCTCTAAATCTTTTCTAATTACATGTCGTGTATTTTAATAGCATTGCTCTGGCTTTTAGAGGCCTCTgctaaaatatgttttagagGGCAGTGTTCTTGTAGTATGTGAGGAAAGTGCCTACCTCAAAAATTTCATTACTAAAATTGAtatgtgagagaaaagaaagctttgcttCTGATCTCCTTTATTCACCCCTCATATCTTTTCCCTTAATTTTCTCAGTTGCTCATTTCCAGTCACTTTGTCCATCTCTGATTATCTAATATCCTTGCAAGCATCTCCACTGAATATTTTCTACTATcaatttttgctattttctcccttattttttatttatattttttattcgCTGTTCCCATTCCTTTTCTCAGTTTCCCCAGTCAGTCCCAAAGCAGATGCAAATGAGCACTTGATGAAATTAATACCATGTACTATAATGTAATGTATTACATTCTATTAGGTAGTATAATATCTTTCTGTATCTCAATATGGATAACCACTCCTGAGGGAGGCaggcttcttttttcctttacaaagcCGCCTGTTTTTACCAGGTTTAATAGTCTGTGAGCTTTTTACCTCCGTTCCTCCCACTGAACCAACACAGGGAAAGTCTTGTACAACAAAATCCAGCATCCCTGAAAGTTCAAATGTAGCATGTGGTTATGAAAGTCAATTTGAGCCCCTGTGAGACTGTTCCAGAATAAATAAGTTTAATTCACTTCTATTTGTGAGAATAACTGTGCTGAATTTATTGGCATTAGACTGGGGCTAATAACTAAAGTATAAAAGGCATAGCAGGGAAGGGGGATTGATCGCAAGCACAAATGTTAAGCAAGAAACTCCTTAAGACAGCACATTTCTGAGAGCCAGGGAAAGGTCACCTGTTGCAGGGGGACACCTCCAACTGTCAGTCTCTGTGATGGCTTAGCCCTCCTTTCAGGGCATTACACCTTTCCCGGTGATGCAAAGATTATTTCCGTTGCCACTAATGGTAATCTTGCTCACTAGGAGACGATAGCCTTTCCAAGTGGGGTTTGATGGGCACcctacagttttttttttcccctcctggcCCCCATGCGAGGCATTTAATGTAAATTGGCCAAACCTATTTTTTCAGAGTCTCCTCTACAAATTTAAGCAAACTTCAGTGAATGAAGGGCTGATTGAAACAAGCCATGTTTTCTTCCACCTGAATGCCCAGCTGCCCTCCTTTAGAAGTTGTTCAggatatttttagaaaaataatttatcatttaGATGAAAGCACTGCCTTCCAGATGCTACGTTTGGGACTTTTAAACAATCTCTTGATTCTTTTCTGCCAAATTCTTTTTTAAGGGTAAAAACAGATTCACTCCTAGCAGAAGGGGTATGTGAGCCTGTATGTTTCTTTTGGAAGTGTTTGTGATTTAACCAGTTTCTTTGGGATGTTTCCCCTAAGATTGaatttcccttccctccttttaCTTTAGCAGCTGGCATGATCTCTGTTGTTCTAACTgttctccttctttttcccttcctgttttgCTCCATGTTTCCAAATACAGAGGAGAAGCCCAGAATAAAGTAAGTATGAAGGGTAGGGAGGTTCAAAACCCTGTGATCGTGTTTCTGATCCAGCAGAAGCCTGTAGTGTTTATTACACAAATGGCCATCAGAAGCCTTTGTATAACCCTCCCTCATCCAACATCCTGCGTCCCTTTTCAGGACATCTGCTCCTGCCAGAGGGCACATAAGCAACAGTTACTGGCCAGGATCTTCATACAAGTTCTTCATGGAGCTGGGGAAATCACAAACTGTCCATATCCCCCAGCTTTCAGTGGAAATGAGGTGGCTTGGCAGTAAATTCTTTGTGAGAGCCTGTAGCTGGGAGCAACCCTTCCGTCTATTGCTGACTGCTGGAGGGATGGCAAATGTTGGGCTGGGCTGGCTAGAGCTTAATTAAGTTTTCCTAAGGATTTTCTGGCTCTGGGTTTCAGTGTCTTCCCTTTCCCACTCTGCTAAGTACCCAGAACAAggagtgcagcactgcactgacagCCTTGTGGGCCACTGTGTTTCTGTCCAGTAGGGGGTAGATTTTAGGAATGGAAAGTGTTTTCATGGATGACTCCCTGTTCTGCACAAGCCTCCATGAAGTTGAAAGGTCTCTAATGCTTTCTGGATTAGTTTTCAATTGACTTGCTGTTTCACACCTCTGCATCTCTGTTAACATTTATCTTTGTCAGCATAATTCTCAAGGGCAGATCAGTTCAGGACATGCCTATTTCCTaacatgaaaattcatttttcctctcttttctcacttttttcccctcttattttccctttccattttccctttgcCCTTCTGTTATTCCTTTTCCtactctttccctttccctttcgATTTTGTCTCTCTGCAGGCTAACTGCTCCTAAAATACCAGAGGGTGAGAAAGTAGATTTTGATGTGAGTATTCCTGAGGCTGTATGTGTTTGCCTGTCAGTACCTGAGCTATACATGTGTGCAGACCCATGTTACTCCACTTGTACTGAACACAGCTGAAGATACTATCCAGGATAGAATGAATGCTTGCTGGTGTTTTGCATTAGAGGCTGCCTTATCCTCTCTGAAGGCCTCTGGATACATTTGTGACTAATATGGCCAAGACAAAAACTTTACTTTACTCCTTGAATGTTTGGAGCAAAAGGAGCAAGAATTTCAGGATCTCTAAGATCCCTTGTCTTGCTGCTATAGATGAAATAAAGCAGGTCTATGCTCAGCTGTTGCTGACAAACTCCACCTGAAATTACAGCATAAGTTTAACAACAGAAATCCAAATGCTTTCCTAGAAAGCTGacatgaaactgaaaaactgctAGTGTTGaaaatctctgcagaaatgtCTGCCTTACTCAGAAATGCAGGGGCATTTTCTAGGTAAGGTATGTATCCCAGTCCTTTGGCTGAACTCTGTATGTAGGAGGCTGCTAAGCACAGCTAAGGGTAAAGCGCTATGCAGTGAAATAGAAGTTGTGGATTCTGTTCCCATCTGGGCTCCTGGTCACCACCTGGGTGAGCCTCTGAATATCTCTGACCTGCATCAACATGTGCAGAATCTAGCTCATAGATAACAGTAacactttctgcttttgtttgtgtgtgtgttggcagAATGCTGGGAGTCTGCAGGGTGTGTTTCTAGTGCACTACTGGCTTACTGAAAgctttttgctgctcttctaGGACATCCAAAAGAAGAGACAGAACAAAGACCTGATTGAACTGCAGGCCTTGATTGACAGCCACTTTGAGGCCAGGcgaaaggaagaagaagagctGGTTGCCCTTAAGGAGAGGATTGTGAGTCCTTGTACTGCTCATCCATGGTGCTAGATGGGAGATAAAGATGAGAATTTAAACCATTAATCTTGTTACTTTGGTAGCATTGCCGTGCATAGAAATGATTAATGTCACCCCCAGACTGCTTCTTCTCACAACTGTTTTCTCACTCATCTCCATTTTGCACCCGGTTGTGTGTCAGCCCCATCCTGCACATCCTGGCAAAGGAGCCTGATGGCTCACTGAGTACCAGAGCTCTTGGTGGTGGGGACTGCgggaggaaaatgaagtaaCGGGGCTGAGTTCAAGCCTCTGTCACTGCTTCTTGCAGGAGAAGCGCAGAGCTGAAAGAGCAGAGCAACAGAGAATCCGGgctgagaaggagaaagagcGTCAAGCACGGCTTGCGGTAAGCATTGTCTCATCTCCTTTTGTTTCAGCACCCAGGTAGAGGAGATTTCTAGAGATGGAAAGAAACTACAGGTTCTGTCTATCttggtctggagaagagatgaCCATCCTCTTAAAGCAAGGGCAGGACATGGGAATTGCCAGTATATGTGAATATATCTTACCTGATCACAGTCCCTGTAGTAACAACAGGTTGCTGGAGAAGCTGAGAATCTCCCCTAAAGTAACTTGTTTCTATGTCTTGCActctgcaggaggagaaggcacgcagagaggaagaggatgccaagagaaaagctgaggaTGATCTCAAGAAGAAGAAGGCTTTGTCTTCTATGGGTGCCTCGTACAGCAGCTATCTGGCAAAGGTAAATGCGTGGACCAAGTGTAAAACCACTGGGTTGACAAGAAAGAGTCTTTATTATaagctgaggaaataaaaaaacttAACTTTTCCTCTTATGGGTCCCTAGCAACTTGTCTTGCATGCTCTGTTAATGAACTTATTTTGTTCAGTCTGCGTTTCTGCAGACTGACATGACTTGATGTTCTGAAAATAGGCTGAtcagaagagagggaagaagcaAACAGCTAGAGAGACAAAGAAGAAGGTTCTGGCAGAGAGGCGCAAGCCCTTGAACATTGACCATCTTAATGAAGACAAGCTGAGGTAACATGTTTACCTTCACTTACTGCAGTGTAATCCACTGAAGTTTGTACTTACTGTCCTGGGGTCTTCTCTAGcaaaagaatgaggaaagagGCTTTCCTTGAAATTCCTCAAGGAACAATATcaagctctgcttttccttggTCTGAAGAACAGAGGGGGAAATGAGGCATGAGATATTACTGAAATAGCCTGTCAGCTTGTCCTAATTAGAGTGTCAGCCAGTGGACTAGGCACAAACTTTAAGCCCAGATCTGAAATAAGATGAACAAACTCAGATTGGTTTCTACCATCGCAGTGTTCCCAGGGTAGTTAGAGCTGCTAAGTTATGAGTACAAATAGCACTGAGGTTGGAGTCTTGGGGGCTGAGTGCTCAGGTGCTGAGCAGTCTTCACTTGATGGCCTGAACTCTACACAATGGAGTTTAACTTCAGCCCTGAAGCAGATGAGATTGCACaatggcagctgctctgctcatcTGAGGCATTTGGacattcttccttttcatctaaTTCCCCTGGACTCTTTTTATCCTTACAAGTTAGGGGGAAAATTAAATCTAACAGAAGTATATGAGTGTTGGGTACATGCAAGAGTAGAAGGCTAAAAGGTTCTCATGTGAGGAAGTGTGACCTCTACTAACTTTCAGAATTCGGTAGCTTTCAGAGGCCAGAAAAAAGTGCCAGGATAATGCATGAATGGAACTGAACTAAATGTAAAAATCTCTCATATTAATGATGtgaaaactgtagaaaataCATGATGTGATGTGTTTCTCCTCTTGCCCTTTCCCATCAAATGCACAGGGACAAGGCTAAGGAACTGTGGGACTGGTTATACCAGCTGCAGACTGAAAAGTATGACTTTACTGAgcaaataaagaggaaaaaatatgagGTGAGTGGAAAAGCCATTTCTCTAATGATACCAGCtccaaaacattaaaatctcCAAGAATCCTCTGGCAAAAGCCACACAACAGCAAAATCATTCAATTCTTCAATGACCTTTTGGATTATTTAAGCAGAAATGCACCTGGAACTATAGTCCCCCTGATGTAGTTGGAATAGATTTCACATTTTAGGCTGAAATTTAATAGATTACACTCAAGGCTTTCAGTGCCCTCTTGGAAAGCCAGTGCCAATGGAAAATGCTCCTGTTCAAACACACTTTattcattcttatttattttctaggtAACAGtggtacaaaaaaaaatcagagtcTCAATTCATTCACCTCCATCACAAAGTAATGTTTTTAAGTGTCTTTGATTTAACACTTGTATGTTTGAAGTTTTATACCTGTCCCAGACAGATTCCCTTTGGACTGAGTGGTCTGGAGTTACTGAAACCTGCCTCCAGACAGGCGCGTCTGACTGCATTGTCTTTTGGTAACATAAAGTGGATAGGTTTCCTTTACAACAAGTTACCTACACCAGGTTTCAGTGGCTGAGAAATCCTACTGGATCACTCTGTCTTGCTCTACTTTTGATTCCCAATTGCACAGACACACGTTGACAGGGAATGAGCAACACCAATGTAATTGTCTCAATCTCTCTTAGATTTTAACACTACGttgcaggctgcaggagcttTCCAAGTTGTAAGTACAACGAACTTGCCtgtgtaacagcagcagcaaaggctACCAAATGCATGAGCCTGCAGCATGGTCAGAGGTCAGGTGCCAGAAAGAAACTGGCACTTGGCTCCaagtgcagagagaaaagagaaaaatgcattttgtgtggcttccttcacttcctttttctctccctttgtgATCTTTGAAAAGAGATGAAGTAATTTAGGAGAAGAGTCAGGATCTAACAGGGTTGTAGCTGAAGAACTGAGCAGGTAGCCCATTCAGTTCATCTCTACAAGTCTGTCAAATCTCTGTCCAAACCTCTGCTTCTAGCTGCATGCAGGAATCGCTACAACACACCTGAGATAGATGCAGAAGCTTAGAGATGCACAAGGAGTATCCCGGACCTCATAGAAAAGAATGGTATGGAGTTTGGGTAGGTTTTTCACCTCCTGGCTTAATGGCTACCCAGATCCAAAATACTGAAGAGGGTTAGCTTAATGATAACAGGTCAGCTGAGTgtgaaacagcaggaaatatGAATGTAAGGGAAAAGAGCAAAGAATGAGGGAGAGATGAGTGAGGATATAAGggagagatgaaggaagaaatcGGAACACACAGGAATGGAGCTGTTCTTTGGCTCTAGAATCTGTTGCTCTTTGGTGCTTCCGTGGAGAGTGAGTGTAATGGTCACTATGGCAAGGTTGTCAGTGAAGGTAAGTCTCAAGTCCTTGGGTCAACCTGAAGAGggagctgcttttcctccacATTTGTGGAAAACAGCCAGTTACCACAAACAATTTAAACTGCTGCAGCAGATATTTCAGATTCCATGAGTAAGTACAAAAGCAGCTGATGAgctgctctttccttccttgtatTGTCCTGTTCTTCTAATGTTTCAGTCTcttattttgtctgtttgcCACGGAAAGACACGACCCAGGAAATACCAGTTGTTGGGCCAACCTGAATgtatgactttttatttttgttttgcacgTGGGGAATATCAAACACTGCTTTAAATACTCAAATGCTGGGTTACTGGTTCTTGGACATGGCAGAGGCAGTCAAAAAATTTGAAGTATACCAGAAGCAGGAGCAAAAGTGTATGTCTTGGCCAGTGCATTTTTCCGTATGAGAAAAGCTAGGTAGAACCTTGGTTACAGATGAGAAGGTGAGGGGGCAAAAGAGGATTCCCTGTCACACTTTCATTCTCTGTGGCTTTTCCACTGCACTGGAGGTCCTGGGATTTCCATAGCGAGTCTAGGGCTATAGGCCAGGATTGGGATGCTAAGGCAGGCCAGAATGTGCTTACGCTGCGAAAGGTAGGTGTTCGCTTTCCGTGCGTCAGGTTGAAATCTAGATCTACCCCTGGCAAAAAAAAGTGAGACAGCATTTTGTCAGACAGATGCTCCAATGGCTTGCAGTCACCAACAGAGCTTGGCAAGATGTTCAGAGCCCTTActccaacattttttttctgctgttgttgaaGCTCTCCTTAATATTGTTATCTTCAGCACCTTTAAAATTAGATGAGTGGCTAAGAAGGTGGTGACTTCTGCAGGCTTCTCATCTCCTGCTCTGCCAGCTAACAAAGGTATTCTGGTAGAATCTGTGGCCTCCATTCCTGATGTCCCCATCCAAAAATCTACTGGACTTCAAGCTTATGTTTTTCCTAACATGTAGGAgtagagaaagagggagaaggtGAGATCAACTCATACACGAAGTGAGGCTATGAAAGAGCTTTCCAGTTGGTCAGAGTGAAGCTCATTCCAGCTCATCTGCCTGCAGTTTGATGTGTGAGTTTATGGTAGATTAATTTATATGGATAGAGACTTTACTAGAAAGGATTAGGAAATTCTAGCTCTTTCTTCACTTGAAATGTGAAATTGGCTTAAAGGTTTATCACCAAGGAGTAACACTTCTCTCCTTCAAGAAAGAgtaagcttttatttcaaagtgaGTATTAATCCCTATCACAGGCACCTGTTCCCAGCACTTCAGCAGGTAAAACTCTCCTCTCTGTGATGGAACAAAGTTTCTTTATCCCTAAAAACCCTAGTCATGTGTGTTGTTTTCAGATTGTCACTCTCAGGAACCGGATTGATCAGGCTCAGAAACAGTAAGTACCCATATCCCCTTCCTAGCTCCTGGCTGGGGATATCTTCTAAGTGTTCGAAGTAGTCACTTCAGCCTcaacaacagcattttcttgTTGCAACAAAATGAGGCTAAAGATGGAAGGGTAACTCCCATTCTGCCTCACGCTGAGAAAATGAAGGGCACAATGAAGTGAACGTAACAGCtagtaaataaaaatcatgtttcTTCATGCTATGCCTGCACAATTTCCATCTGCTAATTGCTGGGATTTTCAAACGCCTGACTGAGATGCTTTGACTACACAAGGAAATATGACTCTTGTTTACAAAGGATAAACAAGTGACTGCTAAGAATGGTGTGTAACAAAACTAACATCACAGGATTATACTGTTGTAAGTTCTTTTCACTCATCTCCTCTCTCCCACTTTCCTTCTTCATATGACTTCtatttaatctgatttttctgGGTCTCTTGTCTTTAACTATTTTACATGTTTGCAGTGAATTTGTGAGAGGCTAGGGCTACAAGAAACCTGGGAGCTTGAGCATGTAGAAGAGTAAGGCATAAAGGAGCAGCTGTAGAGAAGCAACGGAGGAGAACTCTGCACTGATGAGATTTGGTCTTCTCAGTGTTTCCTAACCTAAGCAAAGCGATGTCAGGATGAAATGATGATCTCTCTTTGGCTGATAGGACTGACCAGGCACTGCCTCCCCACCTCATCACACAACCTTGCCTTGTCAGATGAACACTGTACAAGGGAGCTCAGTTGCCTGTAGATGCCAAACATAAGAATGGAACTTCTCATGGTATTTTCTATACAGACCTCTAGACTGATAAACCTCAACAGaatgtgcagctgcagaaagctgcagtggTTTGTCTGGGTGTCACTGCTCTTTTGAGGGGCACTGCAACTTGTATTAGTTATGAATAACTGTTTCCCAAAAGATACGATGTATTCTCAGCACAGTACGACAGTATTTGAAAAGGTTACACTGGGAAGCCCACAGCTCATGAGATTTCTCTGTATTTGAATTTCTATCCAAAACAGGCTGCAGCATTCCAAAGCAATGCTGATGTGTTATACAAGGATCAAGTGATCCTTT is part of the Coturnix japonica isolate 7356 chromosome 5, Coturnix japonica 2.1, whole genome shotgun sequence genome and harbors:
- the TNNT3 gene encoding troponin T, fast skeletal muscle isoform X42; amino-acid sequence: MSDTEEVEHGEAEAHETEEVQEEEVHEPAPPPEEKPRIKLTAPKIPEGEKVDFDDIQKKRQNKDLIELQALIDSHFEARRKEEEELVALKERIEKRRAERAEQQRIRAEKEKERQARLAEEKARREEEDAKRKAEDDLKKKKALSSMGASYSSYLAKADQKRGKKQTARETKKKVLAERRKPLNIDHLNEDKLRDKAKELWDWLYQLQTEKYDFTEQIKRKKYEILTLRCRLQELSKFSKKAGAKGKVGGRWK
- the TNNT3 gene encoding troponin T, fast skeletal muscle isoform X3, whose translation is MSDTEEVEHGEEEYEEEAEAHETEEVQEEAHHEEAHHEEAHHEEAHHEEEVHEPAPPPEEAPEEEEKPRIKLTAPKIPEGEKVDFDDIQKKRQNKDLIELQALIDSHFEARRKEEEELVALKERIEKRRAERAEQQRIRAEKEKERQARLAEEKARREEEDAKRKAEDDLKKKKALSSMGASYSSYLAKADQKRGKKQTARETKKKVLAERRKPLNIDHLNEDKLRDKAKELWDWLYQLQTEKYDFTEQIKRKKYEILTLRCRLQELSKFSKKAGAKGKVGGRWK
- the TNNT3 gene encoding troponin T, fast skeletal muscle isoform X12; its protein translation is MSDTEEVEHGEAEAHETEEVQEEAHHEEAHHEEAHHEEAHHEEAHAEEVHEPEEAPEEEEKPRIKLTAPKIPEGEKVDFDDIQKKRQNKDLIELQALIDSHFEARRKEEEELVALKERIEKRRAERAEQQRIRAEKEKERQARLAEEKARREEEDAKRKAEDDLKKKKALSSMGASYSSYLAKADQKRGKKQTARETKKKVLAERRKPLNIDHLNEDKLRDKAKELWDWLYQLQTEKYDFTEQIKRKKYEILTLRCRLQELSKFSKKAGAKGKVGGRWK
- the TNNT3 gene encoding troponin T, fast skeletal muscle isoform X9; the protein is MSDTEEVEHGEEEYEEEAEAHETEEVQEEAHHEEAHHEEAHHEEEVHEPAPPPEEAPEEEEKPRIKLTAPKIPEGEKVDFDDIQKKRQNKDLIELQALIDSHFEARRKEEEELVALKERIEKRRAERAEQQRIRAEKEKERQARLAEEKARREEEDAKRKAEDDLKKKKALSSMGASYSSYLAKADQKRGKKQTARETKKKVLAERRKPLNIDHLNEDKLRDKAKELWDWLYQLQTEKYDFTEQIKRKKYEILTLRCRLQELSKFSKKAGAKGKVGGRWK
- the TNNT3 gene encoding troponin T, fast skeletal muscle isoform X35, coding for MSDTEEVEHGEAEAHETEEVQEEAHHEEAHHEEEVHEPEEAPEEEEKPRIKLTAPKIPEGEKVDFDDIQKKRQNKDLIELQALIDSHFEARRKEEEELVALKERIEKRRAERAEQQRIRAEKEKERQARLAEEKARREEEDAKRKAEDDLKKKKALSSMGASYSSYLAKADQKRGKKQTARETKKKVLAERRKPLNIDHLNEDKLRDKAKELWDWLYQLQTEKYDFTEQIKRKKYEILTLRCRLQELSKFSKKAGAKGKVGGRWK
- the TNNT3 gene encoding troponin T, fast skeletal muscle isoform X36, yielding MSDTEEVEHGEEEYEEEAEAHETEEVQEEEVHEPAPPPEEAPEEEEKPRIKLTAPKIPEGEKVDFDDIQKKRQNKDLIELQALIDSHFEARRKEEEELVALKERIEKRRAERAEQQRIRAEKEKERQARLAEEKARREEEDAKRKAEDDLKKKKALSSMGASYSSYLAKADQKRGKKQTARETKKKVLAERRKPLNIDHLNEDKLRDKAKELWDWLYQLQTEKYDFTEQIKRKKYEILTLRCRLQELSKFSKKAGAKGKVGGRWK
- the TNNT3 gene encoding troponin T, fast skeletal muscle isoform X16, with amino-acid sequence MSDTEEVEHGEAEAHETEEVQEEAHHEEAHHEEAHHEEAHAEEVHEPAPPPEEAPEEEEKPRIKLTAPKIPEGEKVDFDDIQKKRQNKDLIELQALIDSHFEARRKEEEELVALKERIEKRRAERAEQQRIRAEKEKERQARLAEEKARREEEDAKRKAEDDLKKKKALSSMGASYSSYLAKADQKRGKKQTARETKKKVLAERRKPLNIDHLNEDKLRDKAKELWDWLYQLQTEKYDFTEQIKRKKYEILTLRCRLQELSKFSKKAGAKGKVGGRWK
- the TNNT3 gene encoding troponin T, fast skeletal muscle isoform X33 — encoded protein: MSDTEEVEHGEEEYEEEAEAHETEEVQEEAHHEEAHHEEEVHEPAPPPEEKPRIKLTAPKIPEGEKVDFDDIQKKRQNKDLIELQALIDSHFEARRKEEEELVALKERIEKRRAERAEQQRIRAEKEKERQARLAEEKARREEEDAKRKAEDDLKKKKALSSMGASYSSYLAKADQKRGKKQTARETKKKVLAERRKPLNIDHLNEDKLRDKAKELWDWLYQLQTEKYDFTEQIKRKKYEILTLRCRLQELSKFSKKAGAKGKVGGRWK
- the TNNT3 gene encoding troponin T, fast skeletal muscle isoform X7, with protein sequence MSDTEEVEHGEEEYEEEAEAHETEEVQEEAHHEEAHHEEAHHEEAHHEEAHAEEVHEPAPPPEEKPRIKLTAPKIPEGEKVDFDDIQKKRQNKDLIELQALIDSHFEARRKEEEELVALKERIEKRRAERAEQQRIRAEKEKERQARLAEEKARREEEDAKRKAEDDLKKKKALSSMGASYSSYLAKADQKRGKKQTARETKKKVLAERRKPLNIDHLNEDKLRDKAKELWDWLYQLQTEKYDFTEQIKRKKYEILTLRCRLQELSKFSKKAGAKGKVGGRWK
- the TNNT3 gene encoding troponin T, fast skeletal muscle isoform X5 — its product is MSDTEEVEHGEEEYEEEAEAHETEEVQEEAHHEEAHHEEAHHEEAHAEEVHEPAPPPEEAPEEEEKPRIKLTAPKIPEGEKVDFDDIQKKRQNKDLIELQALIDSHFEARRKEEEELVALKERIEKRRAERAEQQRIRAEKEKERQARLAEEKARREEEDAKRKAEDDLKKKKALSSMGASYSSYLAKADQKRGKKQTARETKKKVLAERRKPLNIDHLNEDKLRDKAKELWDWLYQLQTEKYDFTEQIKRKKYEILTLRCRLQELSKFSKKAGAKGKVGGRWK
- the TNNT3 gene encoding troponin T, fast skeletal muscle isoform X22, whose amino-acid sequence is MSDTEEVEHGEEEYEEEAEAHETEEVQEEAHHEEAHHEEEVHEPAPPPEEAPEEEEKPRIKLTAPKIPEGEKVDFDDIQKKRQNKDLIELQALIDSHFEARRKEEEELVALKERIEKRRAERAEQQRIRAEKEKERQARLAEEKARREEEDAKRKAEDDLKKKKALSSMGASYSSYLAKADQKRGKKQTARETKKKVLAERRKPLNIDHLNEDKLRDKAKELWDWLYQLQTEKYDFTEQIKRKKYEILTLRCRLQELSKFSKKAGAKGKVGGRWK
- the TNNT3 gene encoding troponin T, fast skeletal muscle isoform X30; the encoded protein is MSDTEEVEHGEEEYEEEAEAHETEEVQEEAHHEEAHHEEEVHEPEEAPEEEEKPRIKLTAPKIPEGEKVDFDDIQKKRQNKDLIELQALIDSHFEARRKEEEELVALKERIEKRRAERAEQQRIRAEKEKERQARLAEEKARREEEDAKRKAEDDLKKKKALSSMGASYSSYLAKADQKRGKKQTARETKKKVLAERRKPLNIDHLNEDKLRDKAKELWDWLYQLQTEKYDFTEQIKRKKYEILTLRCRLQELSKFSKKAGAKGKVGGRWK
- the TNNT3 gene encoding troponin T, fast skeletal muscle isoform X25, whose protein sequence is MSDTEEVEHGEEEYEEEAEAHETEEVQEEAHHEEAHHEEAHHEEEVHEPAPPPEEKPRIKLTAPKIPEGEKVDFDDIQKKRQNKDLIELQALIDSHFEARRKEEEELVALKERIEKRRAERAEQQRIRAEKEKERQARLAEEKARREEEDAKRKAEDDLKKKKALSSMGASYSSYLAKADQKRGKKQTARETKKKVLAERRKPLNIDHLNEDKLRDKAKELWDWLYQLQTEKYDFTEQIKRKKYEILTLRCRLQELSKFSKKAGAKGKVGGRWK
- the TNNT3 gene encoding troponin T, fast skeletal muscle isoform X24, whose amino-acid sequence is MSDTEEVEHGEEEYEEEAEAHETEEVQEEAHHEEAHHEEAHAEEVHEPEEAPEEEEKPRIKLTAPKIPEGEKVDFDDIQKKRQNKDLIELQALIDSHFEARRKEEEELVALKERIEKRRAERAEQQRIRAEKEKERQARLAEEKARREEEDAKRKAEDDLKKKKALSSMGASYSSYLAKADQKRGKKQTARETKKKVLAERRKPLNIDHLNEDKLRDKAKELWDWLYQLQTEKYDFTEQIKRKKYEILTLRCRLQELSKFSKKAGAKGKVGGRWK
- the TNNT3 gene encoding troponin T, fast skeletal muscle isoform X31 — translated: MSDTEEVEHGEEEYEEEAEAHETEEVQEEAHHEEAHHEEAHHEEEVHEPEEKPRIKLTAPKIPEGEKVDFDDIQKKRQNKDLIELQALIDSHFEARRKEEEELVALKERIEKRRAERAEQQRIRAEKEKERQARLAEEKARREEEDAKRKAEDDLKKKKALSSMGASYSSYLAKADQKRGKKQTARETKKKVLAERRKPLNIDHLNEDKLRDKAKELWDWLYQLQTEKYDFTEQIKRKKYEILTLRCRLQELSKFSKKAGAKGKVGGRWK
- the TNNT3 gene encoding troponin T, fast skeletal muscle isoform X4, which translates into the protein MSDTEEVEHGEEEYEEEAEAHETEEVQEEAHHEEAHHEEAHHEEAHHEEAHAEEVHEPEEAPEEEEKPRIKLTAPKIPEGEKVDFDDIQKKRQNKDLIELQALIDSHFEARRKEEEELVALKERIEKRRAERAEQQRIRAEKEKERQARLAEEKARREEEDAKRKAEDDLKKKKALSSMGASYSSYLAKADQKRGKKQTARETKKKVLAERRKPLNIDHLNEDKLRDKAKELWDWLYQLQTEKYDFTEQIKRKKYEILTLRCRLQELSKFSKKAGAKGKVGGRWK
- the TNNT3 gene encoding troponin T, fast skeletal muscle isoform X37, with translation MSDTEEVEHGEEEYEEEAEAHETEEVQEEAHHEEAHHEEEVHEPEEKPRIKLTAPKIPEGEKVDFDDIQKKRQNKDLIELQALIDSHFEARRKEEEELVALKERIEKRRAERAEQQRIRAEKEKERQARLAEEKARREEEDAKRKAEDDLKKKKALSSMGASYSSYLAKADQKRGKKQTARETKKKVLAERRKPLNIDHLNEDKLRDKAKELWDWLYQLQTEKYDFTEQIKRKKYEILTLRCRLQELSKFSKKAGAKGKVGGRWK